The Oscillatoria acuminata PCC 6304 genomic interval CTTTTTCCAGGATGGGGACGAGGTCCTGAATGGAACTGATTTTTTTGTCAGTAATCAGGATTGCCGGGTTTTCAAACTCGACAATCATCCGTTCGTTGTCTGTGACGAAGTAGGGGGAGATATAGCCGCGATCGAGCTGCATCCCTTCGACGACTTCCAGTTCCGTGGTGAGGGACTTGGATTCTTCGACGGTGATCACGCCATCTTTGGTGACTTTATCCATCGCCTCGGCAATCATCTGACCGATTTCTTCATCATTGCCAGCGGATACCGTGGCAACTTGGGCGATCGCGTCCCCTTCCACGGGTTTAGCCAACGCTTGAATTTCTTCTAACAAGTAGGCGACAGTTTTTTCAATCCCACGGCGGACTGACACCGGGTTTGCACCGGCAGTAACAACTTTTAATCCTTCGCGAATCATCGCCTGAGCTAAGACAGTGGCGGTAGTCGTGCCATCACCGGCAATATCTTTGGTTTTGGCGGCGACTTCCCGCACCAGTTTGGCCCCCGTGTTTTCCAGGGGGTCTTCTAATTCGATTTCTTTAGCAATGGTGATCCCATCATTTACGATATCGGGTGCGCCATATTTCTTTTCTAGCACCACGTTGCGTCCTTTCGGTCCCATGGTGATTCGGACTGCATCGGCGAGGGCGTTGACCCCGCGTTCTAGCGCCCGACGGGATTCTTCGTTAAAGGAAATAATTTTTGCCATAGTGTCGGTTTCTCAATCTGCTCCAAATAGAAAATTTAGCACTCTATGGTGCAGAGTGCTAATTCGTATAAACCGTACAAGCAGGGTGAGGCATGACGGATCACGGGGGAGACTCGGGTTGAGGGTGGGCGCTGCTGTGCCAGGGGAGAGAGACCCCTCTACTGATTCAGGGTCCGGGTTTTCCAGCCAATTTTAGGGAGGGGGGATTGGGACAATCCGTCGAGAGGGATAGGGGAATGGGGAGTTTAGGTCTATTTTTTCTGAAGTTTTTTAAGCTCTCCAACCCCCTTGAGGGGAACTTTTAATTCAGGCCCCAAGTCAAACGGGTTGGAGTCATTACGGCAGCGGTTCCCTTGGGGCGATCGCACGTCCATTCAGTTGAAGAGAAGCATCCCTAAATTTTGCTGGAAGTCGGGTTGAAGGAGGAGTTTGACTCCTCCTTTGTTCTATCCAGGGTTATTTTGTAAGGGAAGGAAAACAGCCCGTTGGCAACTCTCAAGTTTTGAGGTTGCTCAGGGTCATCCCAATCTAGGGGAAATTTATAAAAATTTTAATATTTTATTTTTTTAAGGGCCAATTTTAACGGACAGTAGAGGAAATTAAGTCAGGGGTTTTGATTCATTTGAATTAACTTTTTTCAGCCTATCATCAAGGTTTTGGGAGGGCTGATATTCTGCTGCTGTTTTTGGGGATAATTGAGATGGAATAAAAAACTAAAGACCCATCTCAAATTTCAAAGTCTCTAAAAATCGGGGTTATTCCTTAACCTTTCCCCGGAGAATCCGGTTTCATCTGAAGAGGCTTGAAGAAATATTAAGGAGAAAAGCGTTCAGAAAATCAGGCAGTTATTTTTTAGAGCGATCGCTTTTTTTCAATCAGGGCTGGTATCTACCCAAAAAAATCAGGTTTGGAGTAGTTCAGATGGCGATTAATTTGAATGTGATTAAAAACCAAGACAAGGGGGGAATGCCGGTGTTAAAAACGCTAGTATTCATCGACTCGCAAGTAAAAAACTATCAAAATTTGCTTCAGGGAGTCTGGGAAAATGCCCAGGCGATCGTGTTAGATGAATTAGCCGATGGAATCGAGCAGATTACCGAGGTTTTACAAACCCTCAACACCCTAGGACAAACTGTAGACTCGATCCATATTATTTCCCACGGCAGTCCGGGTTCTCTCCAACTGGGAAATGTTATCTTATCCGGGGATAATTTAGCCCAGTATCACTCCGTTTTGCAGTCCTGGTCCCAGGCAGTGATTCCTCAAGGGAATCTGTTCCTCTATGGATGTCAAGTAGCAGCAGGAATCGGTGCAGAATTTGTGAAAAACCTCAGTCACCTGCTGGGGGTTAAGATTGCTGCATCGGTGGATATTACGGGCAATTCAGAACGCGGAGGAAACTGGGATTTAGGCTTTAGAACCGGAGAAATAACTGCACCCTTGGCATTCAAACCCGAGGCTATAATAGCCTATGAGGGAGTCTTAGCAATTCTAACAGTAACGAATGCCAATGATAGTGGTGCGGGGTCTTTAAGAAATGCGATCGCCACCGCCCAAGCGGGAGATACCATCCTGTTTGACCCCACTCTAGCCAATCAAACTATTACCCTAACTAGCGGACAGTTATCCGTCAATAAAAACCTAATTATTGATGGAACAAATGCTCCGGGTGTAACCATTAGTGGCAATAATGCCAATCGGGTTTTTGACGTCACCCGAACCACAAACTTTGTCCCGGTTGATGTTACCTTTCGAGGCTTAACCATTACCAATGGTAAAACAACCGCAGCAGGTGAAGAAGGGGCTGGCGCTGGAATTAGAACAGACACCCGAACCTCTCTAACCGTAGAAAACATTACATTTATTAATAACGATGCTTCCTACGGAGGCGGAGGAATTTTTGGTGGATATCAGAGCCAAAATACCGTCTTAAATTCCCGGTTTGAAGGTAACTTGGGAATAGCGGGAACGGAGGAACGCGGCGGCGGTGCAATTTCTATAAAAAGTGAAAGCACCTTAACGGTCAAGGATAGCCATTTCGAGAACAATAAAGGTGTGAATGGGGGAGCGATTAATAGCCTATTCACTATCTTAGACATCGAAAATTCTACCTTCATTAATAATGAAGCGCTTACTTTTAGTTCAAAAACTATCAACTTTGGATTAGGGGGAGCTATTTTAACCGATGGGGCCACGGATTTTAATAAACCTGACTCAGGGACGATTACAATTCGGGCTAGTCGATTTGAGGGCAATCGCGCCTTAGATGGAGGTGGGGCTCTCCTCTATTCTTATCCAGGAGATGTTGTCAGCGTTCACGATAGTTTGTTCATTAGCAATGAAGCAATACAGATACCGGCAGAGGGTGGAAAAGGTGGAAAAGGAGGTGGGCTGCGCCACGCTAATAGTGAATTAATCCTCACTAATACAACCTTTGTGAATAATCTAGCTCATCAACATGGGGGAGGATTATTGATAGACCGTTTTACACCGTGGAATATTATTACGAACAGCACATTTTCTGGGAATAGGGCAGAAAATCCAGTCACTAAAAAAGGTTTAGGTGGGGGGATTTTCATAGAATCCCCGGCTGAACTGGTCAATCTCACCCTTACCGACAATTACGCTGGCGATTATGGTGGAGGATTAATACACAATACTGACGCCAATATTTCCCTGGCTAATTCTATTTTCCATAACAATAAGACTGGACATCCGTCCCAGATTTGGCAACAAACGAATGTAGAGTTAATTGACGGGGGAAATAATATACAATTTCCCGAGAAAGCGACTCTACATTCGGTGGATGTTAACGTCACCGCCAATGTCCTGATCGCCGACCCCCTATTAGGACCACTACAAGAAATAGATGGTTTCTTAATCCATCCGTTACTGCCTGGAAGTCCTGCCATTGATGCGGGAAATAATGCGGTAGCACCGGCAACGGATAAACGGGGTCAAACTCGACCCTTTGATGGGGATGGGAATGGCACCGCAGTGGCCGATATTGGGGCCTACGAGTTCGTGATTCCAGTGGTATCAGACTTGCCAATTGAAGTATTACTGGAAACGACGGAAATCATCGATAATACCACCACCGCAATTAACCTGGGAACAACAGAAATCTCCGAGGCACTCACTACAACCTTTACCCTCCGGAATACTACCCCAAATGAAGTTACTTTATCCGACTTACAACTCCCCGAATCGTTTAGTTTAGTGGGAACATTTCCCCCCACCTTGGCGGCGAATGGAGAAGCAACCTTTCAAGTCCAACTCGATGCTACCGATGTCGGAACTCCCTTGGGAGAGTTACGATTTATCACCAACAACAACACTGAAAATCCCTTTAACTTTCCCATTACTGCCACTATCATTTCCCCAACGGAACCCGAACCGGAAACGCCACCCCCCACTGATACCCCACCAGGTTCAGGGATTATAGTCACGGGTCCAATTTTACCTGAATCTCTTCCTTCAAGTGATTCTTCTGAAGTTGATTCTCCTCCCGGTGATTCTGCTAACCGAGATTTTAGCCTTCCTGAATCGGGTGCTTGTCAGGGATTTATGGTTTTTCCCGGACCCAATTCTGTTGCCGATACTCTCTATTCCGGTGGTGTAAATCCCTTTTTTGGGACGGATACCGGAGAAATCATTTACGGGACCGCCAGTGATGATTTTCTCCTGGGAATGGGAGGGGATGACAACATCTATGGGGGGATGGGAAATGATACCCTCCACGGTAATACTGGCAATGATTATATTGATGCCAGTTTTGGCAATGATTTAGTGTATGGGGGTAAGGGCAATGATACCTTACTTGGATTTGATGGGAATGATACTCTGTTTGGGGATAACGATAATGATTGGTTATGGGGAGGCGACGGAGATGATTTCTTAAATGGAAATCGCGCAGATGATACCCTATTTGGTGGGAATGGAAATGATACCCTGCATGGAGGAAAAGGCAATGATTTCCTCTATGGACAGGAAGGAGATGATTTCCTGTTTGGAGATAATGATGATGATATCCTCTGCGGGGGTAATGGCAACGATTTCCTGAACGGAAATCGGGGAGATGATACCCTGTACGGCGGGGAAGGAAATGATACCCTGCATGGGGGCAAAGAGAACGATATTCTCAACGGCGGGAATGGCAATGATGTCCTCTGGGGAGATTTGGGTAATGATACGTTAATTGGAGGAATTGGAGAAGATATTTTTGCCTTCCGGGAAGGAGATGGGGTCAATTTAGTCCTGGATTTTGAAGTCGGAATTGACCGGATTGGGTTGGCAGAGGGATTAACGTTTGAGCAATTGAGTATTACCCAAGGAACCGGGGTGACTAATATTTCGGTGGGGGGTGAACTTCTGGTGGCGTTGAATAATGTGGATGCTGCGATGATTGCTCAGGGGGATATTGTGCTGATTTAAGAGGAATTTGGGGGCAATGTTTCCAAATTAAACGGTTGAATTTTTCTCTATCGAAATAGGAGGACGGATCAACTCAACCGAGAGGCTCCTAATTAGGCTAAATCCGAACCATTGCACCCCGTTAGGCCCTTTTTCCGGGCTGGTATATAACCCAAAAACATATTTTGGAGTAGTCCAAATGACCAGTAAAATCGGTTTTTTTGAAACTCAATACAAGGGGAAAATTCCATTGCCAAAAGCCTTGGTTTTTATTGATTCTCAGGTAGAAAATCCTCTCAGTTTGTTCCAGGGGGTTTCGGAAAACTTCCAGGCAATTTTGTTAGATGAGTTTGCCGATGGCGTCCAGCAGATTACTGAGTTTTTAGAACACCTAACGGTTCGAGGACAAACTGTAGACTCGATCCATATTATTTCCCACGGCAGTCCGGGTTCTCTCCAACTGGGAAATGTTATCTTATCCGGGGATAATTTAGCCCAGTATCACTCCGTTTTGCAGTCCTGGTCCCAGGCAGTGATTCCTCAAGGGAATCTGTTCCTCTATGGATGTCAAGTAGCAGCAGGAATCGGTGCAGAATTTGTGAAAAACCTCAGTCACTTGCTGGGGGTTAAGATTGCTGCATCGGTTGATATTACGGGCAATTCAGAACGTGGAGGCAACTGGGATTTAGCTTTTAGAACCGGAGAAATAACAGCACCCTTGGCATTCAAATCCGAGGCAATGATGGCTTATGAGGGAGTTTTGGCGATTCTAACGGTAACGAATGCCAATGATAGTGGGGCGGGGTCTTTAAGAAATGCGATCGCCGCCGCTCAAGCGGGAGATACCATCCTGTTTGACCCGACTCTAGCCAATCAAACCATTACCCTGACTAGCGGTCAATTAGAACTCAATAAAAACCTAACTATTGATGGTGGAAATGCTCCGGGGATTACGATTAGTGGTAATAATACCAGCCGAGTTTTTCGGGTTCAAGACGATCCTAATTTTGTTCCGAGTAGCGTTAACCTGAGAAATCTGGTCATCGCTGATGGAAAAGCTACAGGAATTGGAGAATTAGGTGCAGGTGGAGGGATTTACACCGAAAGTCGCAGCACTCTAACGGTTGAAAATATGACCTTTAGAAATAATGTGGCTATGGGAGAAGGCGGTGGGGCAATTTTTGCCGGTTTCAGAAGCAATAATACTATTCTAAATTCTACTTTTGATGGCAATGATGCCACCCCAACTAATAGCGAACGAGGTGGAGGTGCAATTGCCATCAAGAGCATCAGCAATACCTCTGTCATTGGTAGTACCTTCACCAACAATAAAGGGATTAACGGCGGAGCGATTAATAGCTTATTAAGTGCCTTGAGGGTAGAAGATTCGGTATTTATCAATAACGATTCAACCCCTGGGGGTATCTTTAATCAAAATACGATGGGATATGGGGGCGCAATTTATACCGATGGCGCTTCAGAAACAACTAATGCTGATACATCTGGGGAAATTATTATCCGCAGTAGTAGATTTGAAAGCAATCGAGGGGCTGGACAAGGGGGAGGACTTTTTCTCTTTGTTTATGATGGCGATCACGTGGAGATTGAAGAGAGTAAAATCCTCAACAATCAGGTGATTACCAGTTCCAATGGAGATGCTCTGGGTGGCGGTTTGCGCCTGGGAAATGGAGAGGCTACGATTAGAAATACTACCTTTGCTAATAACCTAGCCGAATCTCAGGGAGGGGGGTTATGGGTTGGAGAACGCACCAATCTTGACCTAGTAAATACCACATTTTCTGAAAACCGCGCCGAATTAGCCAATACGACTCAGGGGTTAGGAGGTGGCATCGCTATTAATATTCGCGATGGCTATACTGTCAATATTTTAAACTCTACCATCGCCAACAATCTTGCCGGACGCCAAGGAGGAGGGTTTTGGGGAGGCGGAACGAATACAACCCTCACCAATACGATTGTTGCTAACAATGTAGGGGTGAATGGGTTTAATGTCAAACAACAAACGGGGTTTCAATTTAATGATGGGGGGAATAATATTCAATTTCCCGGCAAAAATCTGAACGACCCTCAAGATGTTAACGTCACCGCCAATGTCCTGATCGCCGACCCCCTATTAGGACCACTGCAAGAAATAGACGGTTTCTTAATCCATCCGTTACTACCTGGAAGTCCTGCCATTGATGGGGGAAATAATGCGATCGCACCGGCAACGGATAAACGGGGTCAAACTCGACCCTTTGATGGGGATGGGAATGGCACCGCAGTGGCCGATATTGGGGCCTACGAGTTCGTGATTCCAGTGGTATCAGACTTGCCAATTGAAGTCTTACTGGGAACGACGGAAATCATCGATAATACCACCACCGCAATTAACCTGGGAACAACAGAAATCTCCGAGGCACTCACTACAACCTTTACCCTCCGGAATACTACCCCGAATGAAGTTACTTTATCCGACTTACAACTCCCCGAATCGTTTAGTTTAGTGGGAACATTTCCCCCCACCTTGGCGGCGAATGGAGAAGCAACCTTTCAAGTCCAACTCGATGTTACCGATGTCGGAACTCCCTTGGGAGAGTTACGATTTATCACCAACAACAACACTCAAAATCCCTTTAACTTTCCCATTACTGCCACTATCATTTCCCCAACGGAACCCGAACCCGAACCGGAAACGCCACCCCCCACTGATACCCCACCAGGTTCAGGGATTATAGTCACGGGTCCAATTTTACCTGAATCTCTTCCTTCAAGTGATTCTTCTGAAGTTGATTCTCCTCCCGGTGATTCTGCTAACCGAGATTTTAGCCTTCCTGAATCGGGTGCTTGTCAGGGATTTATGGTTTTTCCCGGACCCAATTCTGTTGCCGATACTCTCTATTCCGGTGGTGTAAATCCCTTTTTTGGGACGGATACCGGAGAAATCATTTACGGGACCGCCAGTGATGATTTTCTCCTGGGAATGGGAGGGGATGACAACATCTATGGGGGGATGGGAAATGATACCCTCCACGGTAATACTGGCAATGATTATATTGATGCCAGTTTTGGCAATGATTTAGTGCATGGGGGTAAGGGCAATGATACCTTACTTGGATTTGATGGGAATGATACTCTGTTTGGGGATAACGATAATGATTGGTTATGGGGAGGCGACGGAGATGATTTCTTAAATGGAAATCGCGGAGATGACACCCTGTTTGGTGGGAATGGAAATGATACCCTGCATGGGGGGAAAGGGAATGATTTCCTCTATGGACAGGAAGGAGATGATTTCCTGTTTGGAGATAATGATGATGATATCCTCTGCGGGGGTAATGGCAACGATTTCCTGAACGGAAATCAAGGAGATGATACCCTGTTTGGCGGGGAGGGAAATGATACCCTACATGGGGGGAAAGAGAACGATATTCTCAACGGAGGAAATGGCAATGATGTCCTCTGGGGAGATTTGGGTAATGATACGTTAATTGGAGGAATTGGAGAAGATATTTTTGCCTTCCGGGAAGGAGATGGGGTCAATTTAGTCCTGGATTTTGAAGTCGGAATTGACCGGATTGGGTTGGCAGAGGGATTAACGTTTGAGCAATTGAGTATTACCCAAGGAACCGGGGTGACTAATATTTCGGTGGGGGGTGAACTTCTGGTGGCGTTGAATAATGTGGATGCTGCGATGATTACTCAGGGGGATATTGTGCTGATTTAGGAGGAATTTGGGGGCGATTTTTTCGGTTTCAAGGGTTAGGATTCTGAGGGAAGGGGTCGCGAGGCAAGGGCGACGATCGCCACCCCAATCAGCAAGACGACTGCACCACCGATGACTCCGATTCCGGGTAGTTCTCCAAAGATAAAATAGCCTAAAATACTCGCCCCCACAGGTTCAAAGAGGATCACT includes:
- a CDS encoding DUF4347 domain-containing protein, which gives rise to MAINLNVIKNQDKGGMPVLKTLVFIDSQVKNYQNLLQGVWENAQAIVLDELADGIEQITEVLQTLNTLGQTVDSIHIISHGSPGSLQLGNVILSGDNLAQYHSVLQSWSQAVIPQGNLFLYGCQVAAGIGAEFVKNLSHLLGVKIAASVDITGNSERGGNWDLGFRTGEITAPLAFKPEAIIAYEGVLAILTVTNANDSGAGSLRNAIATAQAGDTILFDPTLANQTITLTSGQLSVNKNLIIDGTNAPGVTISGNNANRVFDVTRTTNFVPVDVTFRGLTITNGKTTAAGEEGAGAGIRTDTRTSLTVENITFINNDASYGGGGIFGGYQSQNTVLNSRFEGNLGIAGTEERGGGAISIKSESTLTVKDSHFENNKGVNGGAINSLFTILDIENSTFINNEALTFSSKTINFGLGGAILTDGATDFNKPDSGTITIRASRFEGNRALDGGGALLYSYPGDVVSVHDSLFISNEAIQIPAEGGKGGKGGGLRHANSELILTNTTFVNNLAHQHGGGLLIDRFTPWNIITNSTFSGNRAENPVTKKGLGGGIFIESPAELVNLTLTDNYAGDYGGGLIHNTDANISLANSIFHNNKTGHPSQIWQQTNVELIDGGNNIQFPEKATLHSVDVNVTANVLIADPLLGPLQEIDGFLIHPLLPGSPAIDAGNNAVAPATDKRGQTRPFDGDGNGTAVADIGAYEFVIPVVSDLPIEVLLETTEIIDNTTTAINLGTTEISEALTTTFTLRNTTPNEVTLSDLQLPESFSLVGTFPPTLAANGEATFQVQLDATDVGTPLGELRFITNNNTENPFNFPITATIISPTEPEPETPPPTDTPPGSGIIVTGPILPESLPSSDSSEVDSPPGDSANRDFSLPESGACQGFMVFPGPNSVADTLYSGGVNPFFGTDTGEIIYGTASDDFLLGMGGDDNIYGGMGNDTLHGNTGNDYIDASFGNDLVYGGKGNDTLLGFDGNDTLFGDNDNDWLWGGDGDDFLNGNRADDTLFGGNGNDTLHGGKGNDFLYGQEGDDFLFGDNDDDILCGGNGNDFLNGNRGDDTLYGGEGNDTLHGGKENDILNGGNGNDVLWGDLGNDTLIGGIGEDIFAFREGDGVNLVLDFEVGIDRIGLAEGLTFEQLSITQGTGVTNISVGGELLVALNNVDAAMIAQGDIVLI
- a CDS encoding DUF4347 domain-containing protein produces the protein MTSKIGFFETQYKGKIPLPKALVFIDSQVENPLSLFQGVSENFQAILLDEFADGVQQITEFLEHLTVRGQTVDSIHIISHGSPGSLQLGNVILSGDNLAQYHSVLQSWSQAVIPQGNLFLYGCQVAAGIGAEFVKNLSHLLGVKIAASVDITGNSERGGNWDLAFRTGEITAPLAFKSEAMMAYEGVLAILTVTNANDSGAGSLRNAIAAAQAGDTILFDPTLANQTITLTSGQLELNKNLTIDGGNAPGITISGNNTSRVFRVQDDPNFVPSSVNLRNLVIADGKATGIGELGAGGGIYTESRSTLTVENMTFRNNVAMGEGGGAIFAGFRSNNTILNSTFDGNDATPTNSERGGGAIAIKSISNTSVIGSTFTNNKGINGGAINSLLSALRVEDSVFINNDSTPGGIFNQNTMGYGGAIYTDGASETTNADTSGEIIIRSSRFESNRGAGQGGGLFLFVYDGDHVEIEESKILNNQVITSSNGDALGGGLRLGNGEATIRNTTFANNLAESQGGGLWVGERTNLDLVNTTFSENRAELANTTQGLGGGIAINIRDGYTVNILNSTIANNLAGRQGGGFWGGGTNTTLTNTIVANNVGVNGFNVKQQTGFQFNDGGNNIQFPGKNLNDPQDVNVTANVLIADPLLGPLQEIDGFLIHPLLPGSPAIDGGNNAIAPATDKRGQTRPFDGDGNGTAVADIGAYEFVIPVVSDLPIEVLLGTTEIIDNTTTAINLGTTEISEALTTTFTLRNTTPNEVTLSDLQLPESFSLVGTFPPTLAANGEATFQVQLDVTDVGTPLGELRFITNNNTQNPFNFPITATIISPTEPEPEPETPPPTDTPPGSGIIVTGPILPESLPSSDSSEVDSPPGDSANRDFSLPESGACQGFMVFPGPNSVADTLYSGGVNPFFGTDTGEIIYGTASDDFLLGMGGDDNIYGGMGNDTLHGNTGNDYIDASFGNDLVHGGKGNDTLLGFDGNDTLFGDNDNDWLWGGDGDDFLNGNRGDDTLFGGNGNDTLHGGKGNDFLYGQEGDDFLFGDNDDDILCGGNGNDFLNGNQGDDTLFGGEGNDTLHGGKENDILNGGNGNDVLWGDLGNDTLIGGIGEDIFAFREGDGVNLVLDFEVGIDRIGLAEGLTFEQLSITQGTGVTNISVGGELLVALNNVDAAMITQGDIVLI